The Mycolicibacterium hassiacum DSM 44199 genome includes a window with the following:
- a CDS encoding nuclear transport factor 2 family protein, which yields MIDSWRQLLPGFDATQHLTGPIVATTADAGACCGTTVRGHHTLIRQGRTSVWMVAGRYRVSLVRVDGVWRISGITLKVSYEQGDRELVERAQERVAPGRGGRTSV from the coding sequence GTGATCGACTCCTGGCGGCAGCTGCTGCCGGGGTTCGACGCCACCCAGCACCTGACCGGGCCGATCGTGGCGACGACCGCCGATGCCGGCGCCTGCTGTGGCACAACCGTTCGCGGTCACCACACGCTGATCCGGCAGGGGCGGACCAGCGTGTGGATGGTCGCCGGGCGTTACCGGGTCTCGCTCGTCCGCGTCGACGGGGTGTGGCGGATCAGTGGGATCACGCTGAAGGTCTCCTACGAACAGGGGGATCGGGAGCTGGTGGAGCGGGCGCAGGAGCGGGTGGCGCCGGGCAGGGGAGGCCGCACGTCGGTGTGA
- a CDS encoding peroxiredoxin-like family protein, whose translation MPPPSTITRAEFNSVTGELILVPDPERLVHLQFRRFAGCPICNLHLRSFVSRHDELERAGVREVVFFHSPADELAEHTADLPFATVADPDKVVYRRFGVEAGARALLDPRSWSAIVRGSALTAVGRFGLPSLRPANGRLGLPADFLIAPGARVLACKYGRHADDQWSVDEVLAHAERG comes from the coding sequence ATGCCGCCACCGTCCACTATCACCAGAGCTGAGTTCAACAGTGTCACAGGCGAACTCATTTTGGTCCCGGATCCCGAACGCCTGGTGCATCTACAGTTCCGCCGGTTCGCCGGCTGCCCGATCTGCAACCTGCACCTGCGCTCGTTCGTATCCCGGCACGACGAGCTCGAGCGTGCGGGTGTCCGAGAAGTGGTGTTCTTCCACTCGCCTGCCGACGAACTGGCCGAGCACACGGCCGATCTCCCGTTCGCGACCGTCGCCGACCCGGACAAGGTGGTCTACCGCAGATTCGGCGTCGAGGCCGGCGCGCGGGCGCTGCTGGACCCGCGCAGCTGGTCGGCGATCGTGCGCGGCAGTGCGTTGACCGCCGTGGGCCGGTTCGGTTTGCCGTCGCTGCGGCCGGCCAACGGGCGGCTCGGCCTGCCCGCCGATTTCCTGATCGCGCCCGGCGCCAGGGTGCTCGCGTGCAAATACGGCCGTCACGCCGACGATCAGTGGTCGGTCGACGAGGTGCTGGCGCACGCCGAACGCGGGTGA
- a CDS encoding TetR/AcrR family transcriptional regulator → MPRPRSLTHQQIAAAALDVVDADGLAALSMRTVARRLNVGTMSLYRYVADRDELEAMVVDLVLDTVDLRVPTGSARHRIAVLAERVREATARHPAVVPLVLAHRHRTPASLRWGEAVLGVLAEAGYTGKRRVYAFRALLAYVFGALEVEHYSPLSGPGTEALAALPADEYPMLAKTAAAAGGIAAAEEFRRGLDIVLRGLEL, encoded by the coding sequence ATGCCACGCCCACGCTCGCTGACCCACCAGCAGATCGCCGCCGCCGCGCTCGACGTCGTCGACGCCGACGGCCTGGCCGCCCTGTCGATGCGCACGGTGGCGCGCCGCCTGAATGTCGGCACCATGTCGCTGTACCGCTACGTCGCCGACCGCGACGAACTCGAGGCGATGGTGGTCGACCTGGTGCTCGACACGGTCGATCTGCGGGTGCCGACCGGGTCGGCCCGACACCGGATCGCGGTGTTGGCCGAACGGGTGCGCGAGGCCACCGCCCGGCATCCCGCCGTGGTGCCACTGGTGCTCGCGCACCGGCATCGCACGCCGGCGTCGCTGCGCTGGGGCGAGGCGGTCCTCGGGGTGCTCGCCGAAGCCGGCTACACCGGAAAGCGGCGGGTGTACGCGTTCCGGGCGCTGCTCGCCTACGTCTTCGGCGCGCTGGAGGTCGAGCACTACAGCCCGCTGTCCGGCCCGGGCACCGAGGCGCTGGCCGCCCTGCCTGCCGACGAGTACCCGATGTTGGCGAAGACCGCCGCAGCGGCGGGAGGGATCGCCGCGGCCGAGGAATTCCGCCGCGGTCTGGACATCGTGCTGCGCGGTCTGGAGCTCTGA
- a CDS encoding siderophore-interacting protein, whose amino-acid sequence MAGRPIHTFEVVHREQLTPHMLRLVLGGRGFDTFTPNEYTDAYVKLVIVDPAIDVAALPQPLGIDSFADLPPQQRPTVRTFTVRRVDRERREISIDFVVHGDQGVAGPWAAAAEPGQPAYLMGPSGAYAPDPGADWHLMAGDETAIPAISAALEALPDDAVGRVFIEVSGPDDELPLRKPDGVEVRWIHRGGRADLVPEDRAGDHAPLIAAVKQMPWLPGQVQVFIHGEAQAVMHNLRPYIRKERGVDAKWASSISGYWRRGRTEESFREWKRQLKEAEAAGGS is encoded by the coding sequence GTGGCAGGGCGTCCGATTCACACCTTCGAGGTGGTGCACCGCGAGCAGTTGACCCCGCACATGCTGCGGCTGGTGCTCGGTGGCCGCGGGTTCGACACGTTCACCCCCAACGAGTACACCGACGCCTACGTCAAACTCGTCATCGTCGACCCCGCGATCGATGTCGCGGCGCTGCCGCAGCCGCTGGGAATCGACAGCTTCGCCGACCTGCCCCCGCAACAGCGCCCCACGGTGCGAACCTTCACCGTGCGTCGGGTCGACCGGGAACGCCGTGAGATCAGCATCGACTTCGTGGTGCATGGCGATCAGGGAGTCGCCGGGCCGTGGGCGGCCGCCGCCGAGCCCGGCCAGCCCGCGTATCTGATGGGACCCAGCGGCGCCTACGCCCCCGATCCCGGTGCCGACTGGCACCTGATGGCCGGCGACGAGACGGCGATCCCGGCGATCAGTGCGGCGCTGGAGGCGCTGCCCGACGACGCGGTCGGCCGGGTTTTCATCGAGGTGTCCGGGCCCGATGACGAGTTGCCGCTCCGGAAACCCGACGGGGTCGAGGTGCGCTGGATTCATCGTGGTGGTCGGGCGGATCTGGTGCCCGAGGACCGGGCCGGCGACCACGCTCCGCTGATCGCCGCGGTCAAGCAGATGCCCTGGCTGCCCGGCCAGGTGCAGGTGTTCATCCACGGCGAGGCGCAGGCGGTCATGCACAATCTGCGGCCTTACATCCGCAAGGAACGCGGCGTGGACGCCAAATGGGCGTCGTCGATCTCGGGCTACTGGCGGCGCGGCCGCACCGAGGAGTCGTTCCGGGAGTGGAAGCGTCAACTCAAGGAAGCCGAAGCCGCCGGGGGCAGCTGA
- the istB gene encoding IS21-like element helper ATPase IstB codes for MTTTHRGATDPIGADLLRLLKALKLGAMADTLPERAALARQHKLSHIGFLETLLADEVSRRESRSAALRAAKAGLDPTMRFDTWTAHEDLRYDRTLLGDLTSLRFLDAGQSAIVLGPVGVGKTHLATALGHMAIRRRHTVVFGRADKLFTRLRAARLDHTVEAEIRRLAAVDVLIIDDFALRPLDATETSDFYEIVVERHRTKTTIVTSNREPAEWLTMTADTLLAQSAIDRLTSAAHTLVIEGPSYRQRTRPQLDPGPDDEHPQ; via the coding sequence ATGACCACCACCCACCGTGGCGCCACCGACCCTATCGGCGCTGATCTGCTCAGACTGCTCAAGGCCCTCAAACTCGGAGCGATGGCCGACACCCTGCCCGAACGCGCCGCCCTGGCCCGCCAACACAAACTCAGCCACATCGGCTTTCTCGAAACACTGCTCGCCGACGAGGTCTCCAGACGCGAATCCCGCTCCGCCGCACTACGAGCGGCCAAAGCCGGGCTCGACCCCACCATGCGGTTCGACACCTGGACCGCACATGAAGACCTGCGCTATGACCGCACCCTGCTCGGCGATCTGACCTCACTGCGGTTCCTCGACGCCGGCCAGTCCGCCATCGTCCTCGGACCCGTTGGTGTTGGCAAAACTCATCTGGCAACAGCATTGGGGCACATGGCTATTCGTCGCCGCCACACCGTCGTGTTCGGCCGCGCCGACAAACTGTTCACCCGGCTACGCGCCGCCCGGCTCGACCACACCGTCGAAGCCGAGATCCGCCGACTGGCCGCCGTCGACGTCCTCATCATCGACGACTTCGCGCTACGACCCCTCGACGCCACCGAAACCAGCGACTTCTACGAAATCGTCGTCGAACGCCACCGCACCAAGACCACCATCGTGACGTCGAACCGCGAGCCCGCCGAATGGCTGACCATGACCGCCGACACCCTGCTCGCCCAATCAGCCATTGACCGGCTGACCTCCGCGGCCCACACCCTGGTCATCGAGGGACCGTCCTACCGACAACGCACCCGACCCCAGCTTGACCCCGGCCCCGACGACGAGCATCCTCAGTAA
- the istA gene encoding IS21 family transposase — protein MAFREVSVNEIREVLRVWLGVAGLPAPGYRTIAAHCGLDRKTVRRYVEAAQGAGLRRDADPSAIDDGLIGLVAEAVRPVRPDGHGAAWEQLLGFEDQITAWVAGTPEQRPLTVTKIHTLLGRQGCVVPYRTLHRFASQRCGFGRKDLTVRVADGDPGVECQIDFGYLGMLTDPADGRRRKVHALIFTAVYSRHMFVWLSYSQTLAAVIAGCEAAWEFFGGVFAVLIPDNLKPVIAAADAVNPQFSQGWLDYAGHAGFLTDPARVASPKDKPRVERAVQYVRRNFWDGETFTSLEQAQQAAVRWCRDTAGTRTHGTTCAQPGQVFTAEEQPKLLPAPEVYDVPVFKTVKVHRDFHAEVGKALYSLPECWIGQRLDVRADTELVKFYHRGVLVKVHPRQRPGGRSTDPTDLPEHKTGYALRDVAALIATCASHGPHVGIYAERILDDRLPWTRMRTVYRLLGLVRRYGAARVEQACSLSLDLDVVSVNKIASMLERATETSAPALPQAVGHTATRFVRDPSEFNSTPTSLTAVPGTDPEETR, from the coding sequence ATGGCTTTTCGGGAGGTCAGTGTGAATGAGATCAGAGAAGTGTTACGGGTGTGGCTGGGGGTCGCGGGGTTGCCGGCGCCGGGCTATCGCACGATCGCCGCGCATTGCGGCCTGGACCGCAAGACGGTGCGGCGCTATGTCGAGGCCGCCCAGGGGGCCGGTCTGCGCCGCGACGCTGATCCCAGCGCGATTGATGACGGCCTGATCGGGTTGGTCGCCGAAGCGGTGCGTCCGGTGCGCCCTGATGGCCACGGGGCGGCGTGGGAGCAGCTTTTGGGGTTCGAGGATCAGATCACTGCCTGGGTGGCTGGCACGCCAGAGCAGCGGCCGTTGACGGTGACCAAGATCCACACCCTGCTGGGTCGGCAGGGCTGTGTGGTGCCGTACCGGACATTGCATCGATTCGCCAGCCAGCGTTGCGGTTTCGGCCGCAAGGACCTCACAGTACGGGTCGCCGATGGTGATCCCGGGGTGGAGTGCCAGATCGATTTTGGCTATTTGGGGATGCTCACCGACCCCGCCGACGGGCGGCGCCGCAAGGTGCATGCCCTGATCTTCACCGCGGTGTACTCCCGACACATGTTCGTGTGGCTGTCCTACTCGCAGACCCTGGCCGCGGTGATCGCCGGATGCGAGGCGGCGTGGGAGTTCTTCGGGGGCGTGTTCGCGGTGCTGATCCCCGACAATCTCAAACCGGTGATCGCCGCCGCCGATGCGGTCAACCCGCAGTTCAGCCAGGGCTGGCTGGACTACGCCGGCCATGCCGGGTTCCTGACCGACCCGGCGAGGGTGGCCTCGCCGAAAGACAAGCCGCGCGTGGAACGCGCCGTGCAATACGTGCGCCGAAACTTCTGGGACGGTGAAACATTCACCAGCCTTGAGCAAGCGCAGCAGGCCGCCGTGCGGTGGTGTCGTGACACGGCGGGCACCCGCACCCACGGCACCACCTGCGCACAGCCGGGGCAGGTGTTCACCGCCGAGGAACAACCGAAGCTGCTGCCGGCGCCGGAGGTCTATGACGTGCCGGTGTTCAAGACGGTCAAGGTGCACCGCGATTTCCACGCCGAGGTCGGCAAGGCGCTGTACTCGCTGCCCGAGTGCTGGATAGGACAGCGCTTGGACGTGCGCGCCGACACCGAGCTCGTGAAGTTCTACCACCGCGGCGTGCTGGTCAAGGTTCACCCCCGCCAGCGGCCCGGTGGGCGCAGTACCGACCCCACCGATCTGCCCGAACACAAGACCGGCTACGCCCTGCGGGATGTGGCGGCGTTGATCGCCACCTGCGCCTCCCACGGCCCCCACGTGGGGATCTACGCCGAACGCATCCTCGATGACCGGCTGCCCTGGACCCGGATGCGCACGGTCTACCGCCTGCTGGGCCTGGTACGGCGCTACGGCGCAGCGCGGGTCGAACAAGCCTGCTCGCTATCGCTGGATCTCGATGTCGTCTCGGTGAACAAGATCGCCTCCATGCTGGAGCGCGCCACCGAGACCAGCGCCCCGGCACTGCCACAGGCAGTCGGCCACACCGCGACCCGGTTTGTCCGCGATCCATCCGAATTCAACTCCACCCCAACATCATTGACCGCCGTACCCGGCACCGATCCCGAGGAGACCCGCTGA